agctgtaggtataaagcattcttgcataCATTTAGTGTAATTTTCAATGAGTTTTACTGCCATGagatctccatctattattaaattaattgttaggccatcttctccatcTTGTTTGTTTctattcatgccttttaatgctttctttactcctcTTACATATACTTTTAGTACCAgctcaggtttttcattatttctattaataaaattatctcttatatcactattgtatagcattttatagaaatcctctgttaTTTTTATAACTCCATCTCTTTTGCTGATGATATTCcgcttttcatcctttaaagcaaatatctgttggcaccctgttccaagtctatATCTTATCAACTtgatgctcctcctcttcttgagtgtttcctcaattttggtctgattgtgtttacgagtatcttatgtttttagtttgtttattgtcttggatagttctgctaattttatttcaccTCTTAGATTTTTCCCTCATTTCCAATAGTTTCTTTATTAGTTTTATGGTCTTTACTGAAATTTTTCCTTGATGTTGTGCAACTAAAAGCCAGGTCGTTATAACTGAATGTgaaaagacaggaaaaaaaaaaaaaacactatgatCTCATTCCTACTGAAAAACAAATTCTCTTATCATTCCTTGAGTAAAATTAATCCTCATTTAATATCTGGAATGATATACATTAAACATTCACTATATTCTCTAGCCCCCATTCGGACCACCTCCGGGATTTGGACCTCCTGAAGGTGGACCTGGAAATCGTCAATCTCGAGAACGTCCCGGCGCTGGAGGCCTACCTCCATTTCCAGGAAGTTTTGCCCCCGGAAATCTACCTCCCTTTCCAGGAAGATTTGGAGGTGGAGGTCCACCTCCAAGACCAGGTAGCAATGGAGGTGATGAAGGTCCACCTCAAAGACCAGGTAGCAATGGAGGAGGTAGAGGCCCACCTCCAAGGCCAGGTAGCAATATAGAAGGTGAAGAACCACCTCAAGGACCAGGTAGCAATGGAGGTGAAGGTCCACTTCAAGGGTCAGGTAGCAATGGAGGTGAAGATCGACCTCAAAGACCAGGTAGCAATGGAGGAGGTAGAGGCCCACCTCCAAGGCCAGGTAGCAATATAGAAGGTGAAGAACCAACTCAAGGACCAGGTAGCAATGGAGGTGAAGATCTACCTCAAAGACCAGGTAGCAATGGAGGTGAAGATCGACCTCAAAGACCAGGTagcaatggaggaggaggaggtcgacCCCAAAGACCAGGAGGCATTGGAGGAGGTGGTGGTCGACCTCAAGGACCAGGTGGCATTGGAGGAGGTGGAGGTCGACCTCAAGGACCAGGTGGCATTGGAGGAGGCGGAGGTCAACCTCAAGGACCAGGTGGCATTGGAGGAGGTGAAGGCCAATCATCAAGCTTTATACCCTTAGATGTAAGTTAGTTtaatgttttgtgtgtgtatatatacatgtatatatatacatatatatatatatatatatatatatatatatatatatatatatattcatatatatatatatatatatatatatatatatatatatatatatatatatatatgtatgtattgcattaaatatagtatctctctctctctctctctctctctctctctctctctctatatatatatatatatatatatatatatatacatacatacatatatatatatatttgtataaatatatattgtatcaaatatagtatatatttatctatttatctatctaaatatatattgtattaaatatagtctctatctatctatctatctatctatctatatatatatatatatgtgtatatatatttatatatatatatatatatatatatatatatatatatatatatataataaatgacatttaatatcaaattctacattggtaatatactgtatattcaataaaaattattctataataaaTGCTTCTGGATAGGCAGGGACTCTATCCTATACCTCTCAGTTAGAACTGTCTGCAGTAGACtgtaccaatcgagctatcaagagagatataagttcatttcaagtccatagTACATACCCTgtcgagttcaggaatctgttcttagactttaaatcaatccatctcctctatgatagctgattagcgattttgcaacacgtggctattcATGATGATATTAAATGCCActtgtggttgatatctacatcTATTATAGTCACGTTAGCTAGTGAGAAATAGtcctatataagtatgtataaattatgtgtatatatatgtatatatatatatatttctataaatgtatgtatatatacatatatatgtgtgagtgagtgtatactgtatactgtatatatatatatatatatatatatatatatatatatatatatatatatatatatatatatatatatatatatatatatatatatatatatatatatttatatatatatatatatatatatatatatatatatatatatatatatatttatatatatgtatgtatgtatacacacactcattatatttacatatatatatatatgcagatatttgACCATGGATATTTAATTGTTCTTTATGAAAAACTGtgtacaaaaataattttcttaatgatatcatttgatatgaaatatatatgtacctacacgtaatgtgatatatattatatatatacatatacatctctgtatatatatatatatatatatatatatatatatatatatatatatatatatatatatatatatatatatatatgaaataatcttaCAAACATCTACATTCAGGGAACAAAAGACAAGATTTGAATCatcttgaaattttcaaaatttgttcTTTTCGCAGGAACTGGTAAGCAAAGCTCTAGCTCAGGCCAGTGAAAACACCTGTAGTCCTGGGGCGAATTCTTGTAATGGGAATTCCTGCGGGAAAAATCTGGATCCGGTATTCCAAATCGAAGAGGATGGAGAGTGGAGAATTCTGATTACTAACGGTAAGTTTaaatctaaatttttatttttttcaggatgttGCGATAAGAAGTTGGAGAAGGCGTCAGAAACTTTGTTTTTAGCTTGATTATGTCGAGTGAAAATTTTGTGTCAACTTCTTGGGACTCTATAAACTGATGTTATGTAATTGTTGATGAATAACAATTTTCTTTGTATCAAGCAACCATTATAGTTATTTCCAATGCTTTCATTATAGACATTTTCAATGCGGGGAGTTATAATGATGCTAGTTATACTGACTGACCTGTCTTTAGATTATCCCCAATAGAGAACCCATTTGGTAACAGTTTTGGATTATAATACTCCCTGATATCTGtgattataaatacaattatatctgATGGAAGTACACTTGGACACAGGAgtttctggcacacctcgctctggggaaatgcaccctgtcacaccattaccaAGCGGAAAGTTCCTGTGTTTATCCCTGCCGACAATGATGTGATTTTTCCCAACATTTATCTGTTTGGTTATTTGCCGCGCAGTATGGGTGTGACAGTCTGCGCATCCTCATAGCctggtgtgccagaaattcctgtgtccaactgtacatatctaATCTGCAATAAgaaagtgaatgagagagagagagagagagagagagagagagagagagagagagagagagagagagagagagagagagagagaacatttgatTAAACCATAAAATTACATTAGATCAAGTTCTACATGAATATCAATTCAATGATGAGTggaaatgacgaaaaaaaaaattccttttatctCTACTCAAATAGTCTTTAAAATTTTTCCCTAcaataaaatacatttaatttacaTAATCTGGAACATTATCAGAAAAAATAAACATTCTTGGTACTTTAATGAGCTTCATATTGCCCTTTAATAATTTAATCGGGTCATTGATTGAATTTTTCCCGATATTATGATCGCTGTTAAACCACATCGTTTAACTTATTCCTAATATTCACCAGGATTACCAAACCATACCTACGGTGTTGGAGCTGAGCAAGACAACCCGAACGAGGCATGCGTTCACAACTCGTACATGAAGGTACCTAAAAACCCTACAGTGGGAAGCTTCCAGTCCAGTGGAATGGGTCCTGTTGGAATAGCGCTCTCGGGAGCCTTCTTTTACAACCACCTTTCGACGCCCAATGGTGATGTGGCTAAAGAAGTAGAAGGGGCTTCCTTTGACTCCTGCAGCGGTCATGCCGATCCTCAGTGCAGATACCATTACCATATGGTAAGATTGTGATTACTTTGGTTATCAAATATGCCCGCTATCTTCTGGCGAGGATTTGTTAACATTGATTTTggaaatgtttatattattatatattgagAGTGTGTTTACTTCGTTTCTCAAATATCTGTTTATGGAAAACTTCACACAATTCATTTATCACAAAATGTATTtaggaaaaaaacagaaaatacacTTTAGCTACCAGGTTAATCAAGATTTATACAACTGAAATATCTTTTATATTGGCTGGAAATAGAAAAACGCAAGCTTGTTATTTTAAgtagagatttttttcttttatgtcgaACTTTATCCATTGTGTTACGAAACCTGTTTATATATCTTTCTTTACacaaattatcatttattatatttcaagtgttCACCGAATATCCCATTTAGCTTTGCGTATTTCCTCACTCATATCATCATATAAATCAGTATTTGGATATTCGTGACATAGTCAGGCGTTATAAGGAATTAACTTGAGGCATCGGAAAACCATAATCTGAAGGATCAGGTGTGTTTtcaaattaataattaatgaataaaattacATCTTTATCCTAGACTATTTCTAAGGAAATTGAACATAAACTTAATAGCTAAAGGTATTTCAGAAATAAAAAGAATCTAGGGTTACAGGCGATTCTCATTAACTAATGGAATCTTTACTAGGAATACTCATCGACTACTGAATTAAAATACGGTTATACAGCTGATGTTTTTACTCCAGTAAATACGAtttcctgttgttgtttttttttttttttttttttttttttttttttttttttgacagctttGTAACCACGCGTGTATGATGGTTCCGTCTTCAGGAATACAAGATTATATTtgaacaatcaaacacacacacacacatatatatatatatgtatatatatatatatatatatatatatatatatatatatatatatatatatgtgtgtgtgtgtgtatatatatatatatatatatatatatatatatatatatatatatatatatatatatatatatatatatatgaagagagagagagagagagagagagagagaggagagagagagagagagagagagagagagagagagagagagagagagagagacatacatatgaACCAGAAAAAAACATTGTACATTACATAAATTGTCCCTTGGTTTGAACACCTCCAAAATATACATAATCATTAGGAGTAACAGACAATCACAGAACAACAGATGATACGAATGGTATATTGACAAGCAAAACTTAATGCTTTCAGAGGTCGCACAAAGCaataatgtggatatatatactTACAGGTACCTAAATGCCTGGATCCTGACAACACTTGCAAACTAGTCGGTTACATGATGGATGGCATCCCGGTGTACTCCTACTGCACCATTGACGGAGTACGTCTGCGCAGCTGTTATAAGTAAGTCTCGTAAAGCCTTACTTGAGTATTATATATTTGTCCCTCTCCCTTTTTTGCTCTTACCTATCTTGTTCTCCCCCCACTCACCTAGGTAGAGGGATATCTACCTTCCTCACACGCGAATCCTTCTTCTCTTGACAGTTCCCCTGCCCCACCCCCCAACTCATTAATTGAGTATTATATCTTTGTCCTTCCCCTTTTTTTCGCTTATCAAACTTGTTTTTCTCCCATTCACCTAGCCAGAGGAATATCTACCTTCCTCCCACGCGAATCCCTCTTCTCTTGACAGCTCGCCCAACTCATTGATTGAATATTATATCTTTGTCCCTCTCATTTTTTTCGCTTACCAAACTTGTTCTCCTCCCATTCACCTAGGCAGAGGGATATCTACCTTCCTCCCACGCGAATTCTCTTCTCTTGACAGCTCCCCCTCCCATTCACCTTAATTGAGTA
The window above is part of the Palaemon carinicauda isolate YSFRI2023 chromosome 11, ASM3689809v2, whole genome shotgun sequence genome. Proteins encoded here:
- the LOC137649645 gene encoding collagen alpha-1(III) chain-like isoform X1, whose translation is MAFAGSSLLAVLAIASFVAGQPPFGPPPGFGPPEGGPGNRQSRERPGAGGLPPFPGSFAPGNLPPFPGRFGGGGPPPRPGSNGGDEGPPQRPGSNGGGRGPPPRPGSNIEGEEPPQGPGSNGGEGPLQGSGSNGGEDRPQRPGSNGGGRGPPPRPGSNIEGEEPTQGPGSNGGEDLPQRPGSNGGEDRPQRPGSNGGGGGRPQRPGGIGGGGGRPQGPGGIGGGGGRPQGPGGIGGGGGQPQGPGGIGGGEGQSSSFIPLDELVSKALAQASENTCSPGANSCNGNSCGKNLDPVFQIEEDGEWRILITNGLPNHTYGVGAEQDNPNEACVHNSYMKVPKNPTVGSFQSSGMGPVGIALSGAFFYNHLSTPNGDVAKEVEGASFDSCSGHADPQCRYHYHMVPKCLDPDNTCKLVGYMMDGIPVYSYCTIDGVRLRSCYKQVSGDGTNQSHYEYSPDDQCHLDEANGYDFGGSKGYGYVFSENYPFIMRGFMGSQVYSICSVQ
- the LOC137649645 gene encoding collagen alpha-1(III) chain-like isoform X2, which gives rise to MAFAGSSLLAVLAIASFVAGQPPFGPPPGFGPPEGGPGNRQSRERPGAGGLPPFPGSFAPGNLPPFPGRFGGGGPPPRPGSNGGDEGPPQRPGSNGGGRGPPPRPGSNIEGEEPPQGPGSNGGEGPLQGSGSNGGEDRPQRPGSNGGGRGPPPRPGSNIEGEEPTQGPGSNGGEDLPQRPGSNGGEDRPQRPGSNGGGGGRPQRPGGIGGGGGRPQGPGGIGGGGGQPQGPGGIGGGEGQSSSFIPLDELVSKALAQASENTCSPGANSCNGNSCGKNLDPVFQIEEDGEWRILITNGLPNHTYGVGAEQDNPNEACVHNSYMKVPKNPTVGSFQSSGMGPVGIALSGAFFYNHLSTPNGDVAKEVEGASFDSCSGHADPQCRYHYHMVPKCLDPDNTCKLVGYMMDGIPVYSYCTIDGVRLRSCYKQVSGDGTNQSHYEYSPDDQCHLDEANGYDFGGSKGYGYVFSENYPFIMRGFMGSQVYSICSVQ